The proteins below come from a single Myxococcota bacterium genomic window:
- a CDS encoding diacylglycerol kinase family protein: MRVGILDNLQAGGGGAFAVRSWARRRDDLRVVESADLSALDEACRVLEQDGCDVWLINGGDGTLQHVLTALLRDPDRTALPALAPLRGGRTNMTSRDLGADRKPVRGAERLLDALASGDLAGHRVERPVLRVESARRGAPLYGFFFGAGLIYRAIRWVHQHFPPRHGQGVAGAGLMTATLLGRMLGGQREGLLAPDKCSVWQEEHLIGDGEQRLVIATSLDRLFLGLEPFWAEGTGAVRLTALASDTPSLARATPAILRGRRRAEFTPENGFTSVRGEAIDLRIDCGFTIDGELFAPLGDETIRIGADRRIGFLRA, from the coding sequence ATGCGCGTCGGCATCCTCGACAATCTGCAGGCCGGCGGCGGCGGAGCCTTTGCCGTGCGCAGCTGGGCGCGACGGCGCGACGACCTGCGCGTGGTCGAGAGCGCCGACCTCTCGGCCCTCGACGAGGCCTGTCGTGTCCTCGAACAGGACGGTTGCGACGTCTGGTTGATCAACGGGGGCGACGGCACGCTGCAGCACGTTCTGACCGCGCTGCTTCGCGACCCCGATCGCACCGCGTTGCCCGCTCTCGCCCCCCTGCGCGGCGGGCGCACGAACATGACGTCGCGCGACCTGGGTGCCGACCGCAAGCCGGTACGCGGCGCCGAACGACTCCTCGACGCGCTCGCTTCGGGCGATCTCGCAGGCCACCGCGTCGAACGCCCGGTCTTGCGCGTCGAGAGCGCGCGACGCGGTGCTCCCCTCTACGGCTTCTTCTTCGGCGCGGGCTTGATCTACCGCGCGATCCGTTGGGTGCACCAGCACTTTCCGCCGCGCCATGGCCAGGGCGTCGCGGGCGCCGGCTTGATGACGGCCACGCTGTTGGGCCGCATGCTCGGCGGCCAACGCGAGGGGCTGCTCGCTCCCGACAAGTGCAGCGTCTGGCAGGAAGAACACCTGATCGGTGACGGCGAGCAGCGGCTCGTGATCGCGACGAGCCTCGATCGCCTCTTCCTCGGTCTCGAACCCTTCTGGGCGGAAGGGACCGGGGCCGTGCGGCTCACCGCGCTCGCGAGTGACACGCCGAGCCTCGCGCGCGCCACTCCGGCGATCCTGCGCGGTCGCCGGCGCGCCGAGTTCACGCCGGAGAACGGCTTCACGAGTGTGCGCGGCGAGGCCATCGACCTGCGCATCGACTGCGGGTTCACGATCGATGGCGAGCTCTTCGCGCCCCTGGGTGACGAGACGATTCGGATCGGCGCCGACCGGCGCATCGGGTTCCTGCGCGCATGA